The following coding sequences lie in one Sorex araneus isolate mSorAra2 chromosome 4, mSorAra2.pri, whole genome shotgun sequence genomic window:
- the MTRES1 gene encoding mitochondrial transcription rescue factor 1: MAVPSVRLPASLLRKPDAWLRLWATLRGTPCAHTPHTSWKRYFYFSSTKSTASNHKTFLQNIFSLRLPGLFVSPQSIFPLSLRLKSSVSSKKSAKKTQQKVEEEEDSDEEVDRELSVPGEELEDDPSMPRDYKDLEKTVQSFRYDVILKTGLDVGRNKVEDAFYKGDLRLNGEKLWKKSRTVKVGDALDLVLEENKDAETETVMRILLKKVFEEKTQSDKFRVVLRRWKRLQLQKKNAAK; the protein is encoded by the exons ATGGCCGTGCCAAGTGTCAGGTTGCCTGCAAGTCTTTTAAGAAAACCAGATGCCTGGCTCAGACTCTGGGCGACACTTCGGGGGACACCTTGCGCACACACGCCCCACACCTCCTGGAAGCGATACTTCTACTTCTCTAGTACCAAGTCCACGGCCTCAAATCATAAGACATTTCTTCAGAATATTTTCTCACTGAGACTGCCGGGACTTTTCGTTTCTCCACAAAGTATCTTTCCACTCTCCCTAAGACTCAAAAGCAGTGTTAGTTCTAAAAAGTCCGCTAAAAAGACTCAGCAAAAAGTCGAAGAGGAAGAGGACTCCGATGAGGAGGTTGACCGTGAGCTGAGTGTGCCGGGAGAGGAGTTGGAGGATGACCCCAGCATGCCCAGAGACTACAAAGACCTGGAGAAGACCGTGCAGTCCTTCCGGTACGACGTGATCCTGAAGACAGGCCTGGATGTCGGGAGAAA caaagtggAAGATGCTTTCTACAAAGGTGATCTCAGGCTGAATGGAGAAAAGTTATGGAAGAAGAGCAGAACG GTGAAAGTGGGAGATGCACTGGACCTCGTCCTCGAGGAGAATAAAGACGCAGAGACGGAGACTGTGATGCGGATTCTCCTGAAAAAGGTGTTCGAGGAGAAGACGCAGAGCGACAAGTTCCGGGTGGTGCTGCGCCGGTGGAAAAGGCTCCAGCTGCAGAAGAAGAATGCGGCGAAGTGA